In Leptospira perdikensis, a single genomic region encodes these proteins:
- a CDS encoding glucose 1-dehydrogenase, translating into MSKEFEGKVALVTGAASPIGLGRAIANRIASHGASLVLVDLNQEKIEEAAREVEAKFGVKAIGVACNVTKPEDCDIAISKTKEAFGKLDFLVNNAGVLKDNLLIRMSEQEYDFVMDVNCKGVFLMTKSASKLILKSDSGRIVNISSVSGLTGQPGQANYSTSKAGVIALTKVSAREFSGRNVLVNAVCPGYVQTEMTGTLSKEVQDKLTDPSVIPLKRPGKQEEIASAVKFFLSNDASYITGTYLRVDGGAAIGM; encoded by the coding sequence ATGTCCAAAGAATTCGAAGGAAAAGTAGCACTGGTAACGGGAGCTGCCTCTCCCATTGGTTTGGGAAGAGCAATCGCAAACCGAATCGCATCGCATGGTGCAAGTTTGGTGCTTGTTGATTTGAATCAGGAAAAAATTGAAGAAGCTGCAAGAGAAGTAGAAGCTAAATTTGGTGTTAAGGCAATTGGAGTTGCTTGTAACGTTACGAAACCAGAAGATTGTGACATTGCCATCAGCAAAACAAAAGAAGCTTTTGGAAAATTAGATTTTCTTGTGAACAACGCTGGAGTTTTAAAAGACAATCTTCTCATTCGTATGTCTGAACAAGAATATGACTTTGTAATGGATGTTAACTGTAAGGGAGTTTTCCTTATGACTAAATCCGCTAGTAAACTAATTCTTAAATCTGACTCAGGTCGGATCGTAAACATTTCCTCAGTTTCTGGATTAACAGGTCAACCAGGCCAAGCAAACTATTCCACTTCTAAAGCCGGAGTGATTGCGTTAACAAAAGTTTCTGCTCGTGAATTTTCAGGAAGAAACGTTTTAGTAAATGCAGTTTGCCCAGGTTACGTACAAACTGAAATGACTGGAACACTTTCTAAAGAAGTACAAGATAAGTTAACTGATCCTTCTGTGATCCCACTCAAACGTCCGGGAAAACAAGAAGAGATTGCATCCGCTGTTAAGTTTTTCTTAAGTAACGATGCATCTTACATTACTGGAACTTACCTCCGTGTAGACGGTGGTGCGGCTATCGGGATGTAG
- a CDS encoding M23 family metallopeptidase gives MLRSIVLVLILSLYPLSAISVSDFPPGFVLKNPYLWPVKGYDSITGAFGEFRTGHFHMGQDFSTGGRIGVPILAVAKGKVTRVQRRWTSIGYALFLQHDDGMTSRYGHLHKFSQKIIKQILKSKQAKRYKDRTDFDIALPEAVEVDAGEIIAFSGDTGVGPPHLHFELFKDNVYYNPMHYGLGYNIAEPIVFNTIRITPQTPRTFINGRNETIEIPFYETSGNRFELSESPTLFIQGKVGIQIALHQKSNNNRLGIFTLDMLIGENVLQGFQLSKILKEHTRKNVLLYDSSVSKPNGNPFSYYLHTRDGNDLLGMRSNGREQGLLDSEQMRLGEPKEITIRATGMGGQMSFASFYILKDQGDYSHIVTKEWKYNVYYDRYTTFKSKDTKVELFFPVNAVYSKAFFEIEAQEQIQINTKGLNQLSSVYKIGPDFKDFNLGYDLYVKVPKTKDINSADLYEVLADGNVKKINGSSFSSWGQFFKVRLRKTGLFVVLSDQTPPTIYLHDLMNKTVYPREDFALYLKAVDVGSGIMPDGFDITVDGIPGKAEFFPKDGRLEIFEPEILYEPGKHTVLASVRDFAGNWSSTVRYDYEIQTPPIPEEKKKLSLENQNPDTIKDKKNTKESKPKESSPKVQKVVKPITIAPKAKDKKSTSR, from the coding sequence ATGTTGCGCTCAATCGTATTAGTACTGATACTCTCTCTTTATCCACTCTCTGCAATATCTGTATCTGATTTCCCTCCTGGTTTTGTTTTAAAAAATCCATACCTTTGGCCAGTAAAAGGTTATGATTCGATTACAGGTGCCTTTGGAGAATTTCGAACCGGCCATTTCCATATGGGACAAGATTTTTCCACCGGCGGGAGAATAGGTGTACCCATCCTAGCCGTTGCGAAAGGAAAAGTAACAAGAGTACAAAGAAGATGGACTAGCATTGGTTATGCGTTATTTTTACAACACGACGATGGAATGACTTCTCGTTATGGTCATTTACATAAATTCTCACAAAAAATCATCAAACAGATTTTAAAATCAAAACAAGCAAAACGATATAAAGACAGAACTGATTTTGACATTGCTCTTCCTGAAGCTGTAGAGGTTGATGCGGGAGAAATCATTGCATTTTCTGGAGATACCGGAGTCGGTCCACCCCATCTTCATTTTGAACTTTTTAAAGACAATGTATATTACAATCCCATGCATTATGGTTTAGGTTATAATATAGCAGAACCAATTGTGTTTAATACAATTCGTATCACTCCCCAAACACCTCGTACCTTTATCAATGGTAGAAATGAAACCATTGAAATTCCATTTTATGAGACCAGTGGAAATCGATTTGAACTCTCAGAGTCCCCAACACTTTTTATCCAAGGAAAGGTTGGAATTCAAATTGCACTCCATCAAAAATCCAACAATAATCGTTTAGGAATTTTTACCTTAGATATGTTAATTGGTGAAAATGTTTTACAAGGGTTTCAGCTTTCTAAAATTCTAAAAGAACATACAAGAAAAAATGTTTTATTGTATGACAGCTCTGTCAGTAAACCAAATGGAAATCCTTTTTCCTACTATCTACACACCCGCGACGGAAATGATCTACTCGGAATGAGAAGTAATGGCCGAGAACAAGGCCTCTTGGATAGCGAGCAGATGCGTTTGGGAGAACCAAAAGAAATCACAATTCGTGCCACGGGCATGGGTGGACAAATGTCTTTTGCTTCCTTTTATATCCTAAAGGACCAAGGGGATTATAGTCATATTGTCACCAAAGAATGGAAGTACAATGTGTACTATGACCGTTATACTACATTCAAATCCAAAGATACAAAAGTGGAATTGTTTTTTCCTGTAAACGCTGTATATTCTAAAGCATTTTTTGAAATCGAAGCCCAAGAACAAATTCAAATCAATACAAAAGGCCTCAATCAACTTTCTAGCGTATATAAAATTGGTCCTGATTTTAAAGATTTTAATTTAGGTTACGATCTTTATGTAAAAGTTCCCAAAACTAAAGATATCAATTCAGCAGATTTATATGAAGTATTGGCAGATGGAAATGTAAAAAAAATTAACGGATCTTCGTTTAGTTCCTGGGGTCAATTTTTCAAAGTAAGACTTCGTAAAACAGGACTCTTTGTTGTTTTATCAGACCAAACTCCTCCTACAATTTATCTACATGATTTGATGAATAAAACAGTATATCCAAGGGAAGACTTTGCTTTGTATTTAAAAGCAGTCGATGTTGGATCGGGAATTATGCCGGATGGATTTGATATCACCGTAGATGGAATTCCAGGCAAAGCAGAGTTTTTTCCGAAAGACGGCCGATTGGAAATTTTTGAACCAGAAATTTTATACGAACCGGGAAAACATACGGTGCTTGCCAGTGTAAGAGATTTTGCAGGGAACTGGAGTTCTACTGTGCGGTATGATTATGAAATCCAAACACCACCAATTCCTGAAGAAAAGAAAAAACTATCTTTAGAAAACCAAAATCCAGATACGATCAAAGATAAAAAGAATACAAAAGAATCAAAACCGAAAGAATCTTCGCCTAAGGTGCAAAAGGTGGTAAAACCAATTACAATCGCACCCAAGGCAAAGGATAAAAAATCTACATCCCGATAG
- a CDS encoding enoyl-CoA hydratase/isomerase family protein: protein MNYKREVIDIPNGKGEIIRFQMNEQNSLTGQNMRDLGEILNEIKADNSKRGIILTTDNPKFFCNGLDAENLLSTSRDKLIDEVGGIVILFGELVKFDKPLITEVTGHAMGGGAVITVASDFKYMLDGKGRIGFTEVNVGLPLPGSFIDRIRMCVDPRYWAEVCLEGSTYKGAEAKRIGLIDEIAPTPEDIRKIALKKLETLSKVPQAAYRSTKNTLNGALLANLEQYKKDTIKSFEQPGVVENLLEAMTALKEKRRPVFK, encoded by the coding sequence ATGAATTACAAACGCGAAGTCATCGACATTCCAAACGGTAAAGGCGAAATCATTCGCTTTCAAATGAACGAACAAAACTCACTGACGGGACAAAACATGAGAGATCTCGGTGAGATCTTAAATGAAATCAAAGCCGACAATTCTAAACGAGGTATTATCTTAACTACGGATAATCCTAAATTTTTTTGTAACGGACTCGACGCAGAAAATTTACTTTCTACTAGTCGTGACAAACTCATCGATGAAGTCGGTGGAATTGTTATTCTTTTTGGTGAACTTGTAAAGTTTGATAAACCTTTGATTACTGAAGTCACAGGTCATGCGATGGGTGGTGGCGCTGTCATCACTGTAGCATCCGATTTTAAATATATGCTCGATGGAAAAGGACGGATTGGTTTTACAGAAGTAAACGTAGGCCTTCCACTTCCAGGAAGTTTTATCGATCGTATTCGTATGTGTGTAGATCCAAGGTATTGGGCTGAAGTTTGTTTGGAAGGTTCGACTTACAAAGGTGCAGAGGCCAAAAGAATTGGACTTATCGATGAAATTGCACCAACTCCAGAAGACATAAGAAAGATTGCTTTAAAAAAATTAGAAACACTTTCGAAAGTTCCGCAAGCGGCATATCGTTCCACTAAAAATACTTTAAACGGAGCACTTCTAGCAAACTTAGAACAATATAAAAAAGATACGATCAAATCCTTCGAGCAGCCAGGTGTTGTTGAAAATCTACTCGAAGCAATGACGGCTCTTAAGGAAAAACGAAGACCCGTTTTTAAATAA